A window of the Tunturibacter empetritectus genome harbors these coding sequences:
- a CDS encoding arylesterase — protein MRRTVSVAILAVLSLLVAVLLPSGCRADKTAKPSEVADSSQPIAESAAPDAASLPSPVATSDKRPVIVCFGDSLTAGYGTDLGQSYPDYLQTDLNTEGYNYRVVNEGISGNTTKDGVDRLDTVLALKPVVVVVEFGGNDGLRGLRIEDSRTNLDKIVATLKASGTKVVLAGITLPPDYGPDYIKQFNDTYAMLAAKHHVPILPFVLKGVFGVDGMMQADRTHATSAGNQIVAKNMLPLVKPLLKK, from the coding sequence ATGCGGAGAACAGTATCTGTAGCTATTTTAGCGGTCTTGTCTCTCTTGGTAGCGGTGCTCTTGCCGAGTGGCTGCCGCGCCGACAAGACAGCGAAACCGTCCGAGGTGGCCGATTCGAGTCAGCCGATTGCCGAGAGCGCGGCTCCGGATGCGGCTTCCCTGCCCTCCCCGGTGGCCACGAGCGATAAGCGGCCGGTCATCGTCTGCTTCGGCGACAGCCTTACTGCTGGATACGGAACTGACCTCGGGCAGAGCTATCCTGACTATCTTCAGACGGATCTGAATACTGAAGGATATAACTACCGCGTCGTCAACGAGGGCATCAGCGGCAATACGACCAAGGACGGCGTGGACCGTCTCGACACGGTGCTTGCGCTAAAGCCGGTAGTGGTAGTGGTGGAGTTTGGCGGGAACGATGGGTTGCGCGGCCTTCGCATTGAAGACTCACGCACAAACCTGGATAAGATTGTTGCCACCCTGAAGGCCAGTGGCACGAAGGTCGTTCTCGCTGGAATTACTCTGCCGCCTGACTATGGCCCTGACTACATCAAGCAGTTCAACGACACGTACGCGATGCTCGCAGCAAAGCACCATGTGCCGATACTGCCCTTTGTGCTGAAGGGCGTCTTCGGCGTCGACGGAATGATGCAGGCTGATAGGACCCATGCGACGAGCGCGGGGAATCAGATCGTGGCAAAGAATATGCTCCCTCTGGTG
- a CDS encoding ABC transporter ATP-binding protein, with protein MIAVEGLRKSIRNGPRTVDILKGLDFTIPRGQFAAIMGSSGSGKSTLLGLLAGLDTPSAGNVHLNGTAISYLPEDKLAQVRGKTIGFVFQSYQLIPTLTALENVLLPHELNDDTKESGLTRARDLLSSVGLGDRMDHYPVQLSGGEQQRVALARAFILRPPIVLADEPTGNLDTTNGAHVLELLLNLNRTEGTTLVLVTHDPVLASYANRRITLRDGLIIADEINPTPAETSREAALTEG; from the coding sequence ATGATCGCCGTCGAAGGTCTTCGCAAGTCGATCCGCAATGGTCCTCGTACCGTAGACATTCTCAAAGGACTTGACTTCACCATTCCACGCGGGCAGTTCGCCGCTATCATGGGTTCGAGCGGCAGTGGAAAGTCCACACTTCTCGGCCTTCTGGCCGGTCTCGATACCCCCAGCGCCGGCAACGTCCACCTGAACGGCACCGCCATCAGCTATCTCCCGGAGGACAAGCTCGCGCAGGTTCGCGGAAAGACCATCGGATTCGTCTTCCAGTCGTATCAACTGATTCCAACGCTGACTGCACTCGAAAACGTCCTCCTGCCGCACGAGCTTAACGACGACACCAAAGAAAGTGGCCTCACCCGCGCGCGTGACCTGCTCTCGAGCGTCGGCCTTGGCGACCGCATGGACCACTATCCCGTCCAGCTCTCTGGTGGTGAGCAGCAGCGGGTAGCTCTCGCCCGTGCCTTCATCCTCCGCCCGCCCATCGTCCTCGCCGACGAGCCCACCGGAAATCTCGACACCACCAACGGCGCTCACGTGCTCGAACTTCTGCTCAATCTGAATCGTACCGAAGGCACCACCCTCGTCCTCGTGACGCACGATCCAGTGCTTGCCAGCTACGCGAACCGCCGCATCACTCTGCGCGATGGCCTGATCATCGCCGATGAGATCAATCCCACCCCGGCCGAGACCTCCCGTGAAGCCGCCCTGACCGAGGGCTGA